The sequence ttttttcttttaattttaattgtattagcttttctttttaatgactgattttaaatgccatttgcttaatgtctttcattttttgtaaagcactttgaattgccttgtgttgaaaagtgctatataaataaccttgccttgccttgccttgccttgccttgccgttACTGACTGTTACTCATATCAAAACATTCAATACATTAACTCTCCCAGCCCCAAATACAATTCTCTACAGACTCTTCAGCTGTAATTAAATATTGCAAAAATAGCAGCAGTGATATGGTGCACAGATCAGTTTGAAAAAAATCGGTCCATTTATTTAAGTACTTTTCAAGGTCAAATTAACAATTACTCATGATATACTGTAGATCAATTGGCAGGTACATTATTCAGTTTATCTTTATAAGATTGACTTACTTTTATTAATACTACTAAATGATTAACTTCTGAAACCATAAAAGAATGATAACTTAAATGAAATGAATCAGTGACCACTGCTAGCTCAGTGTCACACGTTTCAAACCTAGTAGTACCAACAAGAGGAAGATATTTAGTCACAAACTTCCCTCATGCTTCTTCTTCTGTCTCTTAGATTGTTCTGAATTTTACTTCCATGGACCTCTTCAGGAGTCACTTGTGTTGGTACGACCATGTGGAGGTCCGGGACGGGTTCCGGAGGAAAGCCCCTCTGAAAGGTCTGTAACTTTGACTGACACCTCGCCTCCCTCTCATGCAGAAACCTCAAGTCATTCCTGTGTCATAAACTCATTTCCAAGCTCCGTGAAGTGTCATTTCTTCATGGACTTTTGCAGGCCGTTTTTGTGGAGACACGCTTCCAGAACAGATCATCTCCACCGACAGTCAACTGTGGATTGAGttcagaagcagcagcagctggttgGGGAAAGGCTTTACAGCAGTCTATGAAGGTACAACATTGACAATAGTGTATGCTTTTATTCAGCACTTCTTTCCCCTGACTGTAGAAGTATAGAAAGCTTACCCCTGGTTGAAACAAATCACTTCTCACCTCCTGTGCAGCCATCTGTGGGGGAGAGGTGAAGCGGGACAGCGGCCAGATCCAGTCTCCCAATTATCCCGATGACTACCAGTCcaacaaaatgtgtgtgtggaaaatCACAGTCGCAGAGGGTTTCAACGTTGGCCTCTCCTTTCAGTCATTTGAGGTAAAATCACTTTTCAAGGCATTGTGAAAAGGAGAACATGCAAGAATGCTTCACCAGCCTCAGATTCACCACGTTTTCTTAGCGCTTTAGTTTTTCGACTTTGAAAGGCGAGTAAGGCCTCATCTGCTGTAACATCTCTTTGCAAACATCACTGGCCTTGCTTCCCCTGCAGATTGAGAAACATGACAGCTGTGCCTACGACTTTGTGGAGGTGAGAGACGGCGGCTCAGACAGCAGCCCACTGCTCGGACGTTTCTGCGGCTACGACAAACCAGACGACATGAAAAGCAGCTCCAACCAGCTCTGGCTGAAGTTTGTGTCCGACGGCTCGGTCAACAAAGCCGGGTTTGCAGGCAACTTTTTTAAAGGTCAGAAAGTCATTACGGTAACGAACGGCCAGGATTGAAGAGAGCGTCTGGTTTTATTTTTGACGTTTTCCAATTTCCAGAGATGGACGAGTGCTCCAGACCCGACCACGGTCACTGTGAGCAGCGCTGCCTGAACACGCTGGGCAGCTACAGGTGTGCCTGTGATCCAGGGTATGAGCTGGCAGCGGACAGACGCAGCTGTGAGAGTGAGTGGAGACGCGACTTCACACACTGCGCCTGCATACTGCTTCAGTCACATCTGTACCCTGCTTGTAGAGATCTTCTCTCAGTGCAACACATATCCAATGTCTCTGAGAAGACAATCAAGTGGAAGATTTTACAATcaattctgaaccgaactggaagccagtgtagtgaggccagaattggggtgatgtggtcatgctttttgtggccagtcagaagacgtgcagctgcgttctgcactagctgcaggcgtctaattgaggcctggtccatacccacgtacgtacagagcgttgcagtaatccagtctcgaggtaacaaaggcgttaataaccctttccaggtctttaaaagataaaaacgacttggtcttggccaatagtcgtattttaaaaaagcaggttttgactacgctgctgacctgcttatcgaatttaaaagcgctattgaaggtcactccaaggttcgtgacagaggggaggatattatttttgagggagcccagaatatcaacctgggaggctggaggttggggtccaaaaaagataaCCACAGTCTTGCTCTCATAAAATCAAACCTTTCGAAAAACTGTTTCCAGTCTTTGGTTTTTAACTAATCTATCTTCCTGGGGGtatgcacttttttttttactaggtTAATTCATCTTCTACAGCTGTAGTATTTCCAATCAATAGGCTATGACCTTCTTCTACCACCAGAGGGCAGTACTACCTCACTGCATTTCTTGAGCCTTCAGCACAATGTGGTGCATTTCTTGATTAAAAAAGTGATTGCGTAATCTTTAGTAACTACTCTTCTTCCAGTATCACtcattcatattacataaaTGATCCTGGTTGTAATCTAAGTTTTTGTTATCAAGAGCTTGTTAGCTACGGGGGTAACATGTCCTGCAATTAAATGCAAGAATTCTGACATTAGCACAAATCTAAttaatgtgtctgtgtgttctcCCACCAGCAGCTGCCTGTGGCGGGTTCATCACCAAGCTGAACGGCTCCCTCACCACCCCCGGCTGGCCCAAAGAATACCCCCCCAACAAGAACTGTGTGTGGCAGCTGGTGGCGCCCATTCAGTATCGCATCACTCTGGTGTTCGATGTGTTCGAGGCCGAAGGGAATGATGTAAGTTCATGACTGTAATACATCTCTCTGCAGACTTTTGATCAGATAGTCTACTATAATCATGATCATTTTGCAGGCCAACTCTGTGTCCTCTGTAGTAAAAATGTCCAGtgtttaccaccaggtgtgtaAGTATGACTATGTGGAGGTGCGCAGTGGGTTGAGTTCGGACTCCGAGCTTCATGGGAAGTTCTGTGGAGCGGAAAAACCTGATGTGATCACCTCCCAACAAAACAACATGAGGATCGAGTTCAAGTCTGACAACACCGTCTCCAAGAGGGGCTTCAAGGCCCACTTCTTCTCTGGTAAGTAATGAGGGAACTTTACAGGAAGTGCTGAGGAAGGAAACACTGAGGAAGTATTACATAATGCCAAAGGCCTGCTACTGGAGGAAACATCTCTGCActccagaggtgggagaagtactctaGATCTTGTAATTGAGTGAAAGTATAAGTAGTGTAGTGTAGGAACACTAAAAATTACTAAATATACTTAaactaccaaaagtaaaagtacatatTACGCAATTGGTCCATTGAGTGTAATTagtgatgcattaaagtgttatcaaagctggtaaaggtgcagctatctacatctgtaaagtaactaaagatacaaaataaatgtagtggagtaaaagtacacgagttacctgaattgtagtggggtagaagtacaaagtagcaaacaattgaaatactcaagtcaagtacaagtatctcaaaattgtaattAAGTACTTGGGTAAATCTACTTGGTTACTTTACACCTCTGCTGCACTCCAAAAACAATGAAGCAGCTGTCTTCACTTTCTGATGCTAGACCGGAGGCAGGGATGTTGGACTTGTTTGTTCAAATGTAATTTAATTTTGCACAATTCAATCGTTTAAAAGCATGCCTGGAGTTTAAAGTGAATCTGTCAATTTCACATTCAGACTCACAGTTTGTATTATTCACATAATTAAGACTAATGTTTGTGTATTTCTCTGatggtattttattttattatctaatGTAAAATAATTGTGTAGAAAATGTCATTGCGAAAATGCTCTCCAACTAAATTATAAATATGTTAAAAGTGCTTCATGCGACAACAGCTGAAATACATCCACCTAAACAGACCACCATTTATAATAATAACGGCTATAgaattaattacattttttctcaAATGAATGTCCCAACTGAATGCTCTTTTTTGTAATAAAGAATATGTTGATAGCTCATCTGAATATCCACATAATAACATCTTATTCATTTTGTAATGTTGCGAATGACCagctaaaatgtattaaatggaTCCACTAGTGTACGTATCGGCCTATATCTTGAACCTCAAGCTGTTGATGTATTTCACAATGTATGCATTTGGTTCTTTGGACTGGAAGAGCTGAGCTTTTTAAAAACACTTGCATAAGACTCTTAGACAAGAGAGTTTTGCTGAGAGCGTACAGTACTGCAGATTCTCCCTCGTTCAGTAACACAGGGGGCCTTTGTGTCTGCACTGCAGCGGCACATCTTGGCCCAAAACTCAATATGTGGTGAACTTTTTCCGTGACGGATTCAAGTGCTGTGCAAAGGAATTTTGAAAAGCAAATTCTTTAAACATTTCAACAGATATAGACGAGTGCTCCAAAGAAAACGGAGGCTGCCAGCAGGAGTGTGTGAACACCTTCGGGAGCTACAGCTGCCAGTGCCGCAGCGGCTTCATGCTGCACGACAACAAGCACGACTGCAAGGAAGGTACAGTGGCTGTTCCTGCTGCATACTCGCATGTCTTATTGGAAGGGTCAGTGCACACACATTACAGAAAGACTGGAAACAAtgtcttatttttatttaagcaGAGATggaaaaagtacacacatcctttactcaaatagaagtacagatactcgtgtttaaaattactctggtaaaagtagaagtactgactaaacttctttacccAAGTAAAAGCAGAAATGATTAAAGTAAAATATTCGTTTGACACAAACAAATTATCATTAAATATAAGCAAAACAAAGATTATGTTATttggaaaacataaaacaaatccaCAGATACAATTAATACTAGATAACATACACATAGAAAGAGTATATGAAATGAAGTTCCTTGGTGTGGTTTTGGACCACAACATCAGCTGGAAACCTCATATCactctatataacacactaataTTGCTATATCTGATTTACTGTGTGGAGATTTGGGGAAACACGTACAAAACCAACCTACAGCCGTTATGCACATTACGAAAAAGGGCTATAAGAGTTATCAATAATGTTGGATATCTTGAACAcactaatgtattatttttgaagtcacacatattgaagttcattgatctggttaaatttaaaacggcacaaatcatgtacagagcaagacataatctacttcctaggaaattaaaaacattgttcatagacagagagggtgggtataatttgagaggaaatctacatttgaaacaactcaaggtcagaacaactctgagaagtatgagtttaacaatctgtggggtgatttgatggaatggtttggagcaggagttaaaacaaagcacacgcataattcagtttaaaaggatgtacagaaacacttttttggaaaactatgagaatgaagaaaggtaattgaagatgagaaatgattgtatatgtttgtataaatgtaaatgtatgtaggaataacttgcataatgatttaaaggacaatcattgatcaagtaaggggtgggaattaataagcatttgcttcctccctttcggacacatatgatttattattattattaatatgaagacatttttagtttttttgttgaatatacaaatattaccatgaatgtggataaatactgtattataacaatacggtattctgtttttcacatttgttatttgttatttttttaatctgttcgaaataaagactgaaagaaaAGTAAAGGAGTATGGgcaaaaagtacccataactagcagctgttttaaagagtacctgacctccctttatattaatagaacaataatgtcattgttagctaatgaatgtttccatgctgaacaacggcaacatgacaacgtttccattggtccctcttctttagagaagagcaggaagtgatggatacacggatcgtgttcaaatcaagaggcacgcaatgactctgaataataatgatcacgccaccaaacacacattcaaactaaagtaactaacctgttagaaagtacaggtatttgtgttaaaaatgtaagaagtaaaagtaaaaagtcatcaGAAAAATAAGAAGTGGAGTAAAGTTGcctactgataccagaaaaatgtacttaagtacagtaactaagtatttgtactccactacttcccacctctgtatttaagtgtttgtttttcaccTTTTATGTAATCTCCCCTTGAAAATGAGCTGACATGAGGGGACAAAAGCTCGGTGTTCTACTTTATAACTTTGATATATCTTATTTACATGTTATTTCTTCTGTCTGGACAGTTTTCTTCTTTCTTATTGTTATTACTTTTGATGGATGCCTATTCTTAGGGAAAGACCCCAGAGGACGCGTGTGGTGAAAGGGGGAAATGATGTGACCACTCTGTGATGCAGCTTCCATTGTTTTGCTTTCCAGCGGGCTGTGATAACGCCGTGAGCACGGTGTCCGGCACAATGAGCAGCCCCAACTGGCCCGATAAGTATCCCAACAAGAAGGCCTGCACCTGGTCTCTGTCCACAACCCCGGGCCATCGGATCAAACTGGTATGTCCAAGCGTCTTTTGTCACAAGCCAACTTGAAAAGAAAGATATTCATACCTTTTTATCACCACAGGTTTTCAACGAGATTGACATGGAGGCTCACCTGGAGTGTGCTTACGACCACCTGGAGATCTACGACGGGCAGGACGCTCGTGCACAAAGTCTAGGACGATTCTGCGGCACCAAAAAGCCTTCTCCAGTCATGTCCACTGGAAACAAAATGTTCCTGCATTTTTTCTCAGACAACTCCGTGCAGAAGAGAGGCTTTGAGGCTTCATACAGAGCAGGTGGGCAAAGCAATTTTCTACGCCCCAAAAGTCTGGAAAATGGCCCTTTGGAGAAAGAATAAAATACGAAAAAAGTGATGTTTCAACTATGTTTGTCCCGCTATGTTTAGAAAAGTTGCATTCTTTcctcacttttacaagatcCTCTGTGTGAGCCTCTAATCTTGTGGTTGTGAATTCCCAGAATGTGGAGGAAGCCTGAAAGCCGAGGTCAACACAAAAGATCTGTACTCCCATGCACAGTTTGGAGATACCAACTACCCGAGCGGCTCGGACTGTCTGTGGGTGGTCTCAGCTGAGAAGGGATACGGAGTGGAGATCATCTTCCAAGTGTTTGAGATCGAGGAGGAGGTGGACTGCGGGTATGATTACGTGGAGCTGTATGACGGTGCTGACATCAAGTCTCCCAGGCTGGGACGATATTGTGGATCTGGGGTAAGGCTAAAAATACCAGTTTAGAGTTTTAAAAACGGTTTAAATTACTCTTCAAAAACCCTTTTTCTTCCCCTCAGGCTCCAGAGGAAGTGTACTCAGCGGGAGATGCCATAGTTTTAAAGTTTCACTCCGATGACAGCATCAATAAAAAAGGCTTTCATGTTCGCTACACAAGCACAAAGTTCCAGGACACGTTACACGCAAGCAAGTGACTCTCTACCCCAAAACTAAATGCGGAGACTTCACCCCTAACTTTTGGTCGGACACACCCATCTCGAGTGGCTGCATGGATTGATACCGCAAACACCAACCCGCATACTTTTACACTCACATCTGTTTTGAAAATTGCATCTTCCATAGCTCTTTAGGATGAGAGGCGAGGAGTAGCTTGCAGTGATTATGTTGAGTAAATGCAGCGCCTGTAACGAGCTGATTAAGTCCTAGCACTGTGTTGAAGATATACAATGTATATATTGTGATATAGTCTTAATTTTAATGAATGTAATGCACTTTGTTGTTTTATAAAAATGGACGAATGCacataacaaaataataatgatgGAGAAAGAAATGATGTAATCTGAGTTTTCCTTCCCAAAATATGAATTGTtcgtttattttatattttgtctgacttgcatttgatattgaattTTCATTTCATTCTTTACAGATTCAATTAGCGCCACATAATTCAATCTATCCAATATTCCCTTTACATCTCTGACTACGTCCTCATCagtaaaacaaatgtatacTGACTTTGAACAGCAACTTAATACATAATAccttgatttattttttaactcaCTTTAGTCTTTGAGAAGTGTACAATGTGGGCGTATAAGTACAGAGACAACAATTCAAGGAAGTGAGGAAGCGAGGATGTACAAACTGAAATAGGAGCCCTGAGCCTTCCATTTAGACCGATAGGGCTCCAACACCAACATAATGTAATCAAATGGCAAGGATGATCTATTTACTTTTTAATTTGGAATAAGTACTTTGGAAAGAAGTTGGAAGacattttttaaacttttattaacattttaatttagTGTTATATTGGTTGCCAACATGTATCAGCCATTGAGTCAGCTAACAGTCAAGACATCTATCAAAACCAGTAGAACATATCCACACTTAAAAccatttgttcacattataaaaAACGTATTAAACCCAAATTACCTTAAATACGCTTTTACAAATGTGTTGTCGTTGTTCTGCTGCTAGTTCGAATAAAAAAACATTCCCATTGTCCCTGAAtgcaccaaaaaaaaaaactaacaaTAGGATATAGCACCTGATTAACTAAAAATGTACTGTATCAACATATCCATAAAACCACATTATAGAGTGGTAAATATATGTGGATCATGAACAACAAAAGATTATTGAatgattaaaataataataaaccagACAGTTTCATATTCTTCACTGAAGCACAGCTCCTCTGAAGTGAAACGTGTGGCAGTAGATCCAGTCTAGAAAATGAACAATGTGTTACAGAACTTAAAAGTTCCCCGTGGAGCTGCTGTCCTCTAGAAGTGTTGTTTTCCAATGAGTGACCCTTTGTTTGTTTAGATGCACACAGTCCTTCAAATAGTGTCACATTGTGTTAATGATCACCAGGTGGCAGTCACACTCTAAGGTAAGCTGCAATGTGCCAACAAACACAGGCAAGAAGAAGACTGAAGGCTAGCTAGTAGCTAGTAGCTAACAGATTGCAAATGTGTGTGAGGAAGAGGATCTCCACAGGGCCCCATCTGGTTCTGTTGTTGAGATGTATCTAATGTACAATGCAACTTCACAATTCTCCACTTCTCTACATAGTAAAAGTAATTGTTCCATGTTTGTTTATCaactttttaaaatctttttcagttgcatatttgtcacACTTTTTTAAATCTTAGGGAGGAACACTTTGAGTGGCTCATTCTCATGCACTTTATCCAGGAAGCCGAGGTTGAAGTAGGGGAACAGGGTCTCGGTGAAGGTCTCCCTGAAGGTGTACAGGTGTGCCATGCACTCTGCGTTGTAGAAGGACACCAGGCCCCTCTTGTAGTCCAGATACACCCCGATCCTGACCAGGGGTTCCTCCAGGGACAGGACGGTGGGAGGGGAAGTGCCGGCCATGTACTGTATCCCATAAGACAGGGAGAGGGTCCAGAAGCCGTTGGCAGGGAGGGCTTTGATGACCCCCTTCCTGGGCACCGACTCCCGGGCCACCCCCACCGTCCACACGGTGCTGCTGTAGACTTCGATCTCCCAGTAGTGGCGCCCGTGGGTAAAGCCCTGGCTCCCCAGCAGCGACAAGGCAGCGTTGAACCGTGAGGGGTTGTCCTGCACCGTGAGGTTAAAGGTCTGGTAGCGCACACAGGTGAGGGAGGAGGTCAGGCTGAGCCAAGGGTTGGCCGTGCTGGAGTTAAAGGTGATGGCCGCTGGAACTTAAAACAGGACAAATAACAAAAGAGTTAAAAGATCAGTGGGTTTCTGTGCAGGCTATTGCTTGAAAAATGGGGCCAAAATGATACCAGAGGGACATTTCCCCCCAAATAGGATTTGTTGTATATCCATTACTCccactgtgtcactttgaaatcttAAAGAATACTGCATGCCTCCAGAGTGAAGGAAAAAGCCAAGCCTTCCTAAACATTTCCAAAAGTCTTGAtgaatttaaagtggacctatcatgctatattttaaaaatatattgtagggccatacctatacaaaacatgtctgtgaagtctttttttcaaaacaccaaacaggtcacccattgtagccatccctcatactgctcatacccctcttttgaagccctgttagagaaacgcggatcttgggtccttagcttgaaaaaatgaaagaagaggaggtggagctaatgcctgatcagaattctaccagaGATAAAGTTACATTtggttgtgataaaacgccatcctgtttaaaccacgtcaaagattatttctgaaacagtatggagctcaaatgctttttctcttgcgggtttatcacaaggtgagttctttttttatttcctgctttttaaacacatgtgctctccagtacaggttagcgctgagtgttagcgaggctcgCTAATGCAAACaaagacgtccaaaacacgtcaggcattgtttctgatagcaactttctgtgggtccgctgccgatttgacgtcagttcggatggaatctgtatccgttcgttgtacacccgttttttaaaagatttgggtacggaggaaaagagagagggttttattgcgtgcgtgagttccccgacgcaccggggacacatatgtataaaagacatcacaaagtgaattctgcatgataggtcccctttaagtaaatgGGATCTAGTTTTAACAACACAAACTCTCACAACTCGTACAATTTAATCCAAGTCTAATTCATCCAATGATATGATCGCTTTTTTATAGACATGCATTTTAACTAAAACCTTACTATCTAACACTTTTGGTAAAGTTCAGTGTTTAGGAAGAAGTGAGCATACTGTATAAATGAGACTTTGATTAAACTGCGAGTTTGAGAAAAGGTATGTTTAGTTATAGATCTACAGTTTCTTCAATTCATCAATAGTTTTCTCAGTTATTTGTTAATTGTTCACACCGGAGATGTGACGAGAAGGTTTCTTCAAGAATTCATGATGTGAGTAATAGATCTAAAAATGCTCATTTTCATGTATTCCTTTAGTACCTGGGTAAAGGCTTCCTTTCATGGATTTCCACACTCTGTACTGCAGGGGTCCCGCAAAACGACCCTCACACAGACTGGGCGGTGTGAATGTTGGTTTTTCAAACTTCAGTGAAGGCCTTCCAACATAAGCAAAAAGTCAGAACACTTAAGAGACGGAGATAAAAACAAAATCTATGCAGAATAAAACATTCAGACGCTTCTCTCACTCACCTCTGGAGCAGGGCTTTGATGCTCTGAATCGAGACAGGAATAAACACAAGACAGACATAAACTGTGATTAGTATCTGAGAATCAGAACGCTTTTTCCACATTACATCAATGCCTGAGCTCACGCTATCCCACCCTGTGGCTGGGGAAAGTCCCGCTGTATGGCCCCGTGCCTGAGCTAAACCCCTTATCCTCCAGATCAACAAGTGAGATCACGGTCTGCATCCTGTCTCCACTCTGTGCAAGTCTTTTGTTCCAAGAGAAGTAGCAGCTGTGTTAACATTTCTACCATGTACGATAGTCTTCAAAATAATGCAAAGTGACATGATCAACATGTTTCCGGCCCTTTTAATAATAGTGTACAAACGTACACAGGAAAGCCAGAATGGTCACACCCTGCTCAGTTACGTGTTTAAATGTTGATGTTGGAGCCATCGAGGCACCGACATACAGCCCAGATCATGAGAATGAACTTTTACCCCATATTCCGGTTTCATAGCATCCAAATGAGTCTGGAAACCAACAGATTTAAAACCATGAGCTCAGCATTTCTTGCTCTAATTACCCCCAGAGCTGACTCGTCATCTTCTGTTTCTCATTTCCAGATGGATTGTTTTGAACGTGTATGCGGTTGGTTTCAGCGGATCTTACCCGCAGCAGGGTGAAGGCATCCTGCTCCCTCAGCTTGTCCTCGATCTCGTGGAGGGCCCCCTGCAGACGGGAGATCTCCACACAGAGCAGCGCCTTGTGCTCGTCCAGGCGGATCAGCTCCCTGCGCTCCTCCGTCTTCAGCTTCACCTGCAGCAGCTTCTCCTCCTGGTACAGGAACTGGTGCAGGTCGCTGAACTGGGCCTCGATGCGCTGCTTCAGGTCAGCcgtgtggtcctggatcatggACAAAGTCAGTGGGAGCAATCTCTTACAGAGTTTTCACAAAGATGATCTTTTGTTCTTAGCTGCTGCAATCTATGTTGGGAATTAGACATGTTAAAATCTTTGTTTTGCAGATTGCGTTCTAGCAAAAGCCGATTTTAAAGGTGCCCTATTCTGttgttcatcaatatattacaggtctcagatatatacaaatcatgtctctgaagtgtttgaaataccaaacagatcattgcagcattacccataatcccctctgtttcatccctgtttcaaaagtgctgattctctgtctgttactttagatgaaaataaggagccccttggttggtgattggctaatggttacacaagccaaacaacTTTATGACATCACAACATGGCCaaaatcagctcattttcagacgggtttgtatagaaatggatcaggacaaaaagagagtggGTGTTTTTCCCTGAAACGTTCAGAGTCCCTtttcacagaggggacacatgtttatgaatAAAACACATGAATAGTGGATTTtgtataataggtgacctttaaggccTTTAATGTCAAAGTGGATATTTTAGTCCAGTAAAGATTGTATTGTGTGCTTTGTGGCATCTATGTGTTGTTTGGAAGTGTTTCCTCTCACCTTCAGCTTTGTAACCTCGTCCTCTACCTCTCTGTCACACTGCAGCGCCGTGTTGAGCTCCACCTTCAGTGAGTCCATGGAGCCGCTTAGAGACGCCTGACAGGACAGAGACACAACATCACTGCACACTGACCCGCATCTCCCTTCAAGTACAATGTCCCCCCTATGTATAGTTGATCTGAAGCAAAAAACTAGATAGGAACAGATTAAGAACTCATATACCTATATATAAAACTATATGTAATGTTGCATTCAAGTGCTCACGTACACTGTAGGAAACCAAACAGCCACAGCAGTGATTTACCTGAAATAAACTCCTGATATGCTGAATAATGTGCACTTCCTTCCCAACAAAACGATCTTTTGGAAACTAAATCAAAGTCAGTGtttagagaagaagaagaagaagaaattgacACTATCACAGACTGAAGACCATATGTAGTGTATTATGCACTAACAAAACAGCCTGACTTGCAGCAACATGTGTAACAGAGAACTTGTGAGACCTTGACTTTAGAGGGTACTAAAATCATTATTATAGTATTTTGGATATTTGCCTTCAAACAG comes from Pseudochaenichthys georgianus chromosome 12, fPseGeo1.2, whole genome shotgun sequence and encodes:
- the LOC117455874 gene encoding bone morphogenetic protein 1-like isoform X2 — encoded protein: MVAYVMEVAPSFLWLLLCSLRVSLAADWQAVDPHVTLLGDVIDYKDPCKAAAFLGDIALDEDDLRMFRALSNDGATPTVQTSDTDSVNSSRQSIRSKRATDRQSLRRRRRAATSRPERVWPDGIIPYVISGNFTGSQRAIFRQAMRHWEKHTCVTFTDRTTEESYIVFTYRPCGCCSYVGRRGAGPQAISIGKNCDKFGIVVHELGHVIGFWHEHTRPDRDEHVSIIRDNIQPGQEYNFLKMEPGEVDSLGEVYDFGSIMHYAKNTFSRGIFLDTILPRYDVNGVRPPIGQRTQLSKGDIEQARKLYKCARCGDSLQESSGNFSSPGFPNGYSAYAHCVWRISVTPGEKIVLNFTSMDLFRSHLCWYDHVEVRDGFRRKAPLKGRFCGDTLPEQIISTDSQLWIEFRSSSSWLGKGFTAVYEAICGGEVKRDSGQIQSPNYPDDYQSNKMCVWKITVAEGFNVGLSFQSFEIEKHDSCAYDFVEVRDGGSDSSPLLGRFCGYDKPDDMKSSSNQLWLKFVSDGSVNKAGFAGNFFKEMDECSRPDHGHCEQRCLNTLGSYRCACDPGYELAADRRSCETACGGFITKLNGSLTTPGWPKEYPPNKNCVWQLVAPIQYRITLVFDVFEAEGNDANSVSSVVKMSSVYHQVCKYDYVEVRSGLSSDSELHGKFCGAEKPDVITSQQNNMRIEFKSDNTVSKRGFKAHFFSDIDECSKENGGCQQECVNTFGSYSCQCRSGFMLHDNKHDCKEAGCDNAVSTVSGTMSSPNWPDKYPNKKACTWSLSTTPGHRIKLVFNEIDMEAHLECAYDHLEIYDGQDARAQSLGRFCGTKKPSPVMSTGNKMFLHFFSDNSVQKRGFEASYRAECGGSLKAEVNTKDLYSHAQFGDTNYPSGSDCLWVVSAEKGYGVEIIFQVFEIEEEVDCGYDYVELYDGADIKSPRLGRYCGSGAPEEVYSAGDAIVLKFHSDDSINKKGFHVRYTSTKFQDTLHASK